From Nonlabens sp. Ci31, the proteins below share one genomic window:
- a CDS encoding flavodoxin family protein produces MNTPDFSKLKALYINCTLKKSPEKSHTRLLMDVSAHIMKKEGVQVDHIRFIDHEVATGVQPDMTQHGWEKDAWPEIYKKVAAADILIVGTPIWLGEKSSQTQLLIERLYSMSGMTNEKGQYIFYGKVGGTIITGNEDGIKHCAMGILYSMQHVGYSIPPQADAGWIGEAGPGSSFGDNGAGMDNEFTKRNTTFMTYNLMHLAYQLQQNNGYSAYGNSREQWDKGNKWSFENPEYR; encoded by the coding sequence ATGAACACACCAGACTTCTCAAAATTAAAAGCCCTTTACATCAATTGTACTTTGAAAAAGTCTCCTGAAAAAAGTCATACGAGACTATTGATGGACGTGAGTGCTCACATCATGAAAAAAGAGGGAGTTCAAGTTGATCACATTAGATTTATCGACCATGAGGTAGCCACTGGGGTACAACCAGATATGACGCAGCACGGCTGGGAAAAAGATGCCTGGCCTGAGATTTATAAAAAAGTAGCAGCAGCAGATATATTGATCGTGGGAACTCCTATCTGGTTGGGGGAAAAATCTTCTCAAACACAACTTTTAATTGAACGACTGTACTCCATGAGTGGTATGACAAATGAAAAAGGCCAATACATTTTCTACGGTAAAGTAGGAGGAACCATCATCACTGGAAATGAAGACGGGATCAAACACTGCGCTATGGGAATTCTTTATTCCATGCAACATGTAGGTTATTCCATACCACCCCAAGCAGACGCTGGATGGATAGGAGAAGCTGGACCTGGGTCAAGTTTTGGAGATAATGGAGCTGGCATGGACAATGAATTTACCAAACGCAACACCACCTTCATGACCTATAATCTGATGCATCTGGCATACCAACTCCAGCAAAACAATGGGTATTCTGCCTATGGAAATTCTAGAGAGCAATGGGACAAGGGCAATAAATGGAGCTTTGAAAATCCAGAATACCGATAA
- a CDS encoding class I SAM-dependent methyltransferase: MDIHSDLYGKALLDFHQGNYTEDISVLSPSIEDDVMPLPYLFRSYDQMPVMEKKALQLSKGTVLDVGAGAGSHCLYLEKKGLQVTALDQSAGAVQVIKERLKKSDSKVLHENIWNHKGSYDTILLLMNGTGIFEKLERVPLCLELLKNLLHKNGQILIDSSDLRFLYEDEEDGGLWVDPSKEYYGEVTFSLHYKGMESASFEWLYMDYELLKTHATHAGFKIELVQKGAHYDYLARLSVDV, from the coding sequence GTGGATATTCACTCAGACCTTTATGGAAAAGCATTATTAGATTTCCATCAAGGGAATTATACAGAAGACATTAGTGTTCTTAGCCCTAGTATAGAAGATGATGTCATGCCACTACCCTATCTTTTTAGGTCCTATGATCAAATGCCTGTAATGGAGAAGAAAGCATTGCAACTGTCTAAAGGAACAGTGTTGGATGTAGGAGCTGGGGCGGGATCACATTGCCTTTATCTTGAAAAAAAAGGATTACAAGTTACCGCTCTTGATCAAAGTGCCGGAGCGGTTCAAGTAATCAAAGAACGGCTTAAAAAATCTGACTCAAAAGTGCTACATGAAAACATCTGGAACCATAAAGGGAGCTATGATACTATTCTGCTGCTTATGAATGGAACTGGAATTTTTGAAAAGTTAGAACGTGTTCCTTTATGCTTGGAATTACTCAAAAACCTACTTCACAAAAACGGCCAAATTCTAATCGACAGTTCTGATTTGAGATTTCTTTATGAAGACGAGGAAGATGGTGGTCTCTGGGTAGATCCCAGCAAAGAATACTATGGTGAAGTGACCTTTTCTCTTCATTATAAAGGAATGGAATCGGCGTCATTTGAGTGGTTGTATATGGATTACGAACTCTTAAAAACCCATGCGACCCATGCAGGTTTTAAAATCGAATTGGTTCAAAAAGGAGCGCATTATGATTACCTCGCCCGACTTTCTGTAGATGTATAG
- a CDS encoding SDR family NAD(P)-dependent oxidoreductase, with translation MKTALITGASSGIGKELAKIHASKGGDLIIVARSGDELRQLKSDLESAYQVQVHVIVKDLTAPNATQEIYDEVKSAGIHVDYLINSAGFGGLGKFHKRDWETDQQMILLNIMALTHLCRLFIPDFVKRNEGKILNVSSTASLMPGPMQAVYFASKAYVTSLSNAIAQELSETNITVTNLVPGATATDFGKTSGMDKTSLFDQTATSKDVAQTGYDAMINGDMDVKAGLRFFQKAMLAAIPLTPKKVLLKMVEKMQQPRD, from the coding sequence ATGAAAACAGCACTAATAACCGGCGCAAGTAGTGGCATAGGCAAGGAACTCGCAAAAATACACGCTTCAAAAGGTGGTGATTTAATAATTGTAGCCAGAAGCGGTGATGAGCTGCGACAGCTTAAATCAGATTTAGAATCGGCTTACCAGGTTCAAGTTCATGTAATCGTAAAAGACCTGACGGCTCCTAATGCCACACAAGAAATTTATGACGAAGTGAAGTCTGCTGGTATTCACGTAGATTACCTGATCAATAGCGCAGGTTTTGGTGGGTTGGGTAAATTTCATAAACGAGATTGGGAAACTGATCAACAGATGATTTTGCTCAATATTATGGCGCTCACGCATCTGTGCCGTTTGTTTATTCCTGATTTTGTAAAAAGAAACGAAGGGAAAATCCTTAACGTTTCTTCCACCGCTAGTTTGATGCCTGGACCTATGCAAGCCGTTTATTTTGCCAGCAAGGCCTACGTCACCTCACTAAGTAATGCCATTGCACAAGAATTATCTGAAACTAATATAACAGTGACCAATCTGGTGCCTGGAGCAACTGCAACTGATTTTGGCAAAACTTCTGGGATGGATAAAACCTCGCTTTTTGATCAAACAGCAACTTCAAAAGATGTAGCACAAACAGGTTATGACGCTATGATAAATGGAGACATGGATGTGAAAGCTGGGCTGCGTTTTTTCCAAAAAGCCATGCTTGCTGCCATCCCACTTACTCCTAAAAAAGTACTGCTTAAAATGGTAGAAAAAATGCAACAACCACGAGATTAA